CACGCGCCCTACGCCATGGAAGCGGCCATGGCCAAGATGTACGCGTCCGATATCGCGCTGGAAGTGACAAACGACGCTTTGCAGATCCACGGCGGCAACGGATTCATGAAGGGCATGCTTGTGGAACGGGCTTACCGCGACGCCAAGATCTGTACGATCTACGAAGGGACAAACGAGATCCAGCGGGTTGTCATCGCCGCCTCCCTCGTCGGGAAAATCAAGACCGCGGCTGCGGCCCCCGCCAAGGCCAAGGGCCCCATTACGGGCGTCCGGAAAAAGCAGATATTCGCCGAGGGAACGGCAGGGGAGCGGGTCGACGCCCTTGTGGCCGCCCTCAAGAAAGACGGTTACGACTTTACGGTGGGGATCGACATCAATACTCCCATTTCCCAGGCCGACCGGGTCGTATCGGCCGGAAAGGGCATAGGCCCCAAGGAAAACATGAAGCTGGTGGAGGATCTGGCCATCCAGGCCGGAGCTGCCCTGGGCTCCTCGAGACCTGTGGCCGAAACGCTGAAATATCTGCCTCTCAACCGCTATGTGGGCATGTCGGGACAAAAGTTTAACGGCAACCTCTATATCGCCTGCGGAATTTCCGGAGCGGGCCAGCATTTGAAGGGCATCAAGAACGCGACGACCATCGTGGCCATCAACAAAAGCAAGAACGCGCCGATCTTCAAAAACGCCGACTATGGCATTATCGGAACGTTGGAAGAAATCCTGCCCCTTTTGACCGCGGCTCTCGATACGGGCGCGCCCAAGACGGAAGCGCCGCCCGCCAAAAAGATGAAACGGCCGACGATCAAGAAGGAAAAATCCCGCTGGGAGACCTGGGTATGCGGCGGCTGCGGTTACGAATACAATCCGGAGCTCGGAGACCCCGAAGCGGATGTAGCCGCCGGAACAACCTTCGAAAAGCTGCCTGAGGACTGGATCTGCCCCGAATGCGGCGAGTCCAAAGACAGTTTTATCAAAGCCTGATATCAATCAATCCGCAGGGACGGATGTCCACATCCGCCCGAATCAAGATAAATCCCGCAGGGGCGGCATATTGCCGCCCGAGGAAACGAATATCAAACCCATAATGTTGTAAATAAGGAGAGTGATACAATGTATTGCGTAAGAAAAGTGACAGACGATTTGTTCTGGGTCGGAGCGAACGAAAACCGACTGGCGCTGTTTGAAAACATTCACCCCATCGAAAACGGCGTGTCCTACAATTCCTATCTGCTGCTGGACAAGAAGACCGTTCTCTTTGATACGGCCGACTGGGCCGTTTGCAGACAGTTTATCGAAAATATCGAATATGTATTGAACGGCAGACCCCTCGATTTTCTCGTGATCAATCACATGGAGCCCGACCACGGCGGATCCATCGAGGAAATCCTGCTGAGATATCCCGACGTGACGATTATCAGTACGGAAAAAGCCTTTATGATCATGCGCCAGTTCGGCTTCAAGATCGACGGTCACACGCTGAAGGAAGTCAAGGAAGGGGATACGGAGACCTTCGGAAAGCACACGGTGACCTTTATCGCGGCACCCATGGTGCACTGGCCTGAAGCCATGGTGACCTTTGACATCACAAACGGCGTGCTCTTCGCGGCTGACGCTTTCGGCTCCTTCGGAAAACTCTCGGGCCGTCTCTTCAACGACGAGGTCAATTTCGACCGCGACTGGATCGACGACGCCCGGCGCTATTATACGAATATCGTGGGCAAATACGGCCCCCACGTGCAACTCTTGCTGAAGAAGGCTTCGAGCATTTTGGGCAGCATCAAGATCATCTGCCCGCTGCACGGTCCCGTATGGCGCAGCGATTTCGGCTACATCCTCGACAAGTATATCAAGTGGAGCACCTACGAGCCAGAGGAAAAGGGAGTACTGATCATCTATGCCTCCATGTACGGAAATACAGAAGCCGTAGCCAACAATTTCGCGAGCCGCCTTGTGGAAAAGGGCGTGACGAACATCAAAATGTACGACGTGTCCAAGACTCACGTGTCCTTCCTGATCGCGGATACCTTCAAGTACAGCCATGTGGTATTGGCCTGCGTGACTTACAACCTGGGCGTTTATCCGGTAATGCACAATTACCTTGAGGACATGAAAGCCCTCAACGTGCAGAAAAGGACCTTCGCCGTTATCGAAAACGGGTCCTGGGCGCCCAAGTCCGGCTCCCTGATCCGCCAGTTCCTCGACGAGGAATTGAAGGAAATCACGGTTTTGAACGACGAGGTCAGCGTGCTTTCCTCGCTCAGCGAGACGAGCGCCAACGATCTCGAACAGCTGGCCGACGCCTTGGTTGAATCCGTCAAGGAGTAAAGAAAAAGCAAATCCATCTCAAAAAGCGGGGCGAACGCGGATTCGCCCCGCTTTTTTCCATAATTCCATGAGCCGATGGAATCGGTTTGTTTTTGATCATTTCAAAGACTTCAGAATATCCGTGCTCGAATGATTTCATCCAGCGTCATTATGGATTCCTCATAAGAAACGGGCCTATAGAGCAGATGAATCAATTTTTGCTTGTAATCCGCTTCAAAGGTGCGTTTCCGGATTTGATAATCGCAAATCGCGAAAATCTTGTCGATCAGCGTCCGTTCAAGGCTTTGCACGGAAACCGGAAAGCGCGTCAGTCCGTAGTGCGCTATGGCTTCGTGCAAATTCATAAATTACCTCACTTTCAATCAGCTTCATCCCGACGGATTTCGGATAGTATTCTATATATTGCTGAATATCTCCACGCTTCAGGTTTATCTTTCTGACGTAGCGCAAAAATTCTTTCTGCTTTAATTCCTTACTTTCAAGATTGTTGACGAGTTCCAGAAAACGAAGAATCTGATAGTTTTCGCTTGTGATCTTTGCCCTGGCTCTTCTGACGATAACCTTCTGATAATCTACCAGCACCCGGGACAATCTTGAATTTACGTTGTTCGAAACGATTTCCAGCGTATTGGGGACCTGCGTCGTCAATCCAGCCGCATTGAGCAGGGTAAATCCTGAATAATAACCATAAATCTCCGCTCCGTTCGTTATGTATTTTTTCTCTATTACGTCCCGCGGACCGATCATAGACAGCCCGTATCGCAGCATTGTCGGCAGATAATATACGCCGGGGGAGTATCTGATCAGTTCTCTTTTTCGGATAGCCTCGTCAATAAACTGCGAAATTCGTGGCCGGGAGTAATTTCCGCAGACCGCTTTGATCTCGTCAATCAGGATCGGCGTATTTTCGCCGTATTTTTCTTTTAAAACCTGAACGAATTCCATAAAAATCTCCCTCTCTGTGCTTTGTCAACAATATTATAATCTTTTTAACATTATATGTCAAGAAGATTATAATTTTCAACAAAGAAAAAAGGCCTAACTGGGAGTGTCAGGCCTATATGGGTCTGTTCACATGTGTGAACCATGGGTACTAGAAACAAACTGTCATTGTTCCACGTGAATATCATACCAAATATTTACTTGAATTGCAAATTTATTTTATCAATAGTTACCATATACCAGATATATCGTTCCTATTTGAGCGCCCCGGTAGCCTTGTGGGCGTCAATCAGCTGCTGCACGTTGTCTTTGGTGATCAGCGGGCAGTCGATATCGGTATTGACGAGGCCCGTAACTTTTCCCGTGAGGATCTGGTCCGCCAGTTCCATGCTCTTCCGGGCCAGTTCGTAGGCGTTCTGGAACGAGGTGGACGTCAGGCGTCCTTCCTGGATCAGGAGGGCCGCTTCGGCCGTGCCGTCTACGCCGTAGGCGAGAAGATCTTTGTACTTGGGGTTGTCTTTTACGACTTCAAGAGCGCCCGCGGCCATGTTGTCGTTGGTGGAAATCACGGCGTCGATCTTGTCGTTGGCCTGCACCCAGTCTTCCATGTAGCGCATGGCTTCATCCTTGTTCCAGTTGGCGATCTGTTCGCCGACAATCTTGACATCGGGTCTCTTGTCAAAAAACTCTTTCTGCCAGGATTTGCGGCGTTCGGTGGCGTGAAGATTTCCCGCGGGTCCGTTGATGACAACGACTTTGGCGTCTTTCGGCACCTGGGTCAGCGCCAGTCTCGCGTTGACGGCGGCCTGTTCATAGGGATCGGCGTCCACGCTGTTGGTGATGGGTTCCAGTCCGGGTACGCGGGGATTCGTAATGATAATGGGGATTTTGGCGTCCACAACCATTTTGATGTAAGGCGTCTGGGCTTCGCCGTCATTGGGCTGCAGAATGATCAGGTCATATTTGTTGCTGATGCAGTTTTCAATGAAGCCGCTGATCTTGTCGTTGTCCGCCTGCCCGTCCATTACGGAAACCGTGAGGTAGGGATATTTGGCGGCCTCATCTTTGATGGAATTGGCAAGCCAGGCCGCGAAGGAATCCCCCTGGGCCCGGGCGATGTAGGCGACTCTTTTCTTGGCCTGTCCGCTGGCGAGGGTTACGAAGCAAACGAGGATCGACAGTGCTGCTAAAAACAGGATTTTTTTCATGATACCTTTCATAGAATAGATTACCTCCTTTTATTTGGTTTATGACTTGACGGGCCTCCGATAACCGCGGAGACCGCTTTTGCCCTTGAGATAAGCCTATCTGGGCCGGGACCGCTTGTTTTTCGCGTAGATGTCCATGATGACCGCAAGAGCGATGATGCCGCCCTTGATGATCTGCTGCAGATAGGAATTGACTTCCAAAAGATTCATGATATTGTTGATGATGCCGACGATAAAGGCCCCCGCGAGGGTCCCCATGGCGGTTCCGATGCCGCCTGAAAAACTGGTGCCGCCGATGATGGCCGCCGTCAGGGCCTCAAATTCATAGCCCCCCGCGGCGTTGGGAAGCCCCGCGTTTACCCGGGACATGAAGATGATCCCCGCGAGCCCCACGAGGAAGCCGTTGATCACATAGCAGACGAACTTGGTCCGGGGCACCATGATCCCTGAGGCGTTGGCGGCCTCTTCATTGCCGCCGATGGCGTAGAGAGACCTGCCGAAGCGGGTATTGTTCAGGATATACCAGGTCAGGACCAGCATCAGAAGCATGATGATGACCGGGATCGGGATGAAGCCGAGATAGCCCTGCCCGAAGACCACGTAATTACCGATTTGGTAGATATTCTGCCCCTTCGTGTACAGAAGTACGGACCCTCTGGCGACCGCCGTCACGGCCAGGGTCGCGATAAAAGGCGGCGTCTTGTAGATACTCACGAGAGCGCCGCTGATGGCGTTCATGACGACGCCTGTGGCGAGCGCCACCGAGAGCGCCAGGGGCATATTTCCCGTGGCCTTCCATACGGCAATGGAAAAAACCCCCGCCAGGGCGAGAACGGCCCCGGAAGCGAGGTCGATGAGCCCCGCGATGATCAACATGGTCTCGCCGAAGGCCAGGATGGCCACGACGGAATTCTGCCTCAGGATATTGGTCAGATTCATTACCGAAAGGAAGTTCCGGTTGAGAAAGGAACTGACGACGAAAACCGTCACAAGTATCGCGAATATACTGTATTTGCTTAAGATCGCCCCGAGTTTTGACCCGGAAGCCTTTGCGTCCTTTGCCATAGCGCTTTATTCCTCCAAGCGGCGGATACTCCGCCTGATTTTTGCCGCGTCAGTCTCCCGCGTTTTGCATGCTGCCAGTGGCGTATTGCATGATGAGCTCCTGGGAGAATTGCTCCCGGGGGATTTCCGCGACGATCCTGCCCCGGGACATGATGTAGATCCGGTCGCACATGCCCAAAAGCTCCGGCAGTTCCGAAG
This DNA window, taken from Fusobacteriaceae bacterium, encodes the following:
- a CDS encoding acyl-CoA dehydrogenase family protein — its product is MLFKTSEKHEEFRKLIRDFAETEVKPNAFTWDQENEFPEEAVRKLGQMGVLGTPFPVEYGGKGLDILSYAIAVEELSRVDGGTGVILSAHVSLGSWPIFAFGTEEQKQKYLVPLAKGEKIGAFGLTEPNAGSDAGGTETTAVLEGDYYLLNGGKIFITNAGPADIYVVFAVTTPGIGTRGISAFIVEKGWEGFTFGEHYNKMGIRSSATTELVFDDVKVPKENLLGKEGEGFKIAMATLDGGRIGIAAQALGIAQGAYEEALEYAKERNQFGYPIAGQQAVSFKLADMATKLRAARFLIYSAAELKETHAPYAMEAAMAKMYASDIALEVTNDALQIHGGNGFMKGMLVERAYRDAKICTIYEGTNEIQRVVIAASLVGKIKTAAAAPAKAKGPITGVRKKQIFAEGTAGERVDALVAALKKDGYDFTVGIDINTPISQADRVVSAGKGIGPKENMKLVEDLAIQAGAALGSSRPVAETLKYLPLNRYVGMSGQKFNGNLYIACGISGAGQHLKGIKNATTIVAINKSKNAPIFKNADYGIIGTLEEILPLLTAALDTGAPKTEAPPAKKMKRPTIKKEKSRWETWVCGGCGYEYNPELGDPEADVAAGTTFEKLPEDWICPECGESKDSFIKA
- a CDS encoding FprA family A-type flavoprotein; translated protein: MYCVRKVTDDLFWVGANENRLALFENIHPIENGVSYNSYLLLDKKTVLFDTADWAVCRQFIENIEYVLNGRPLDFLVINHMEPDHGGSIEEILLRYPDVTIISTEKAFMIMRQFGFKIDGHTLKEVKEGDTETFGKHTVTFIAAPMVHWPEAMVTFDITNGVLFAADAFGSFGKLSGRLFNDEVNFDRDWIDDARRYYTNIVGKYGPHVQLLLKKASSILGSIKIICPLHGPVWRSDFGYILDKYIKWSTYEPEEKGVLIIYASMYGNTEAVANNFASRLVEKGVTNIKMYDVSKTHVSFLIADTFKYSHVVLACVTYNLGVYPVMHNYLEDMKALNVQKRTFAVIENGSWAPKSGSLIRQFLDEELKEITVLNDEVSVLSSLSETSANDLEQLADALVESVKE
- a CDS encoding sugar ABC transporter substrate-binding protein is translated as MKGIMKKILFLAALSILVCFVTLASGQAKKRVAYIARAQGDSFAAWLANSIKDEAAKYPYLTVSVMDGQADNDKISGFIENCISNKYDLIILQPNDGEAQTPYIKMVVDAKIPIIITNPRVPGLEPITNSVDADPYEQAAVNARLALTQVPKDAKVVVINGPAGNLHATERRKSWQKEFFDKRPDVKIVGEQIANWNKDEAMRYMEDWVQANDKIDAVISTNDNMAAGALEVVKDNPKYKDLLAYGVDGTAEAALLIQEGRLTSTSFQNAYELARKSMELADQILTGKVTGLVNTDIDCPLITKDNVQQLIDAHKATGALK
- a CDS encoding ABC transporter permease, with protein sequence MAKDAKASGSKLGAILSKYSIFAILVTVFVVSSFLNRNFLSVMNLTNILRQNSVVAILAFGETMLIIAGLIDLASGAVLALAGVFSIAVWKATGNMPLALSVALATGVVMNAISGALVSIYKTPPFIATLAVTAVARGSVLLYTKGQNIYQIGNYVVFGQGYLGFIPIPVIIMLLMLVLTWYILNNTRFGRSLYAIGGNEEAANASGIMVPRTKFVCYVINGFLVGLAGIIFMSRVNAGLPNAAGGYEFEALTAAIIGGTSFSGGIGTAMGTLAGAFIVGIINNIMNLLEVNSYLQQIIKGGIIALAVIMDIYAKNKRSRPR